Proteins co-encoded in one Muntiacus reevesi chromosome 13, mMunRee1.1, whole genome shotgun sequence genomic window:
- the SPPL3 gene encoding signal peptide peptidase-like 3, with translation MAEQTYSWAYSLVDSSQVSTFLISILLIVYGSFRSLNMDFENQDKEKDSNSSSGSFNGNSTNNSIQTIDSTQALFLPIGASVSLLVMFFFFDSVQVVFTICTAVLATIAFAFLLLPMCQYLTRPCSPQNKISFGCCGRFTAAELLSFSLSVMLVLIWVLTGHWLLMDALAMGLCVAMIAFVRLPSLKVSCLLLSGLLIYDVFWVFFSAYIFNSNVMVKVATQPADNPLDVLSRKLHLGPNVGRDVPRLSLPGKLVFPSSTGSHFSMLGIGDIVMPGLLLCFVLRYDNYKKQANGDSCGASGPANISGRMQKVSYFHCTLIGYFVGLLTATVASRIHRAAQPALLYLVPFTLLPLLTMAYLKGDLRRMWSEPFHSKSSSSRFLEV, from the exons GTCCCTTAATATGGACTTTGAAAACCAAGATAAGGAGAAAGACAGTAAcagttcctctgggtctttcaATGGCAACAGCACCAATAACA GTATCCAGACCATTGACTCTACCCAGGCCCTGTTCCTTCCAATTGGAGCATCCGTCTCTCTCCTAGTAATGTTCTTCTTCTTTGACTCAGTTCAAGTAGTTTTTACAATATGTACAGCAG TTCTTGCAACGatagcttttgcttttcttcttctcccGATGTGCCAGTATTTAACAAGGCCTTGTTCACCTCAGAACAA GATTTCCTTTGGTTGCTGTGGACGTTTCACTGCTGCTGAGTTACTGTCATTCTCTCTGTCTGTCATGCTCGTCCTCATCTGGGTTCTCACTGGCCATTGGCTTCTCATGGATG ccctggccATGGGTCTCTGTGTCGCCATGATCGCCTTCGTCCGCCTGCCCAGCCTCAAGGTCTCCTGCCTGCTTCTCTCAGGGCTTCTCATCTACGATGTCTTCTGG GTGTTTTTCTCCGCCTACATCTTTAATAGCAACGTCATGGTGAAGGTGGCCACGCAGCCGGCTGACAATCCCCTTGATGTCCTGTCCCGGAAGCTCCACCTGGGGCCCAACGTTGGACGCGACGTCCCGCGCCTGTCTCTGCCTGGAAAACTGGTCTTCCCCAG CTCCACAGGCAGCCACTTCTCTATGTTGGGCATTGGAGACATCGTGATGCCTGGACTCCTCTTGTGCTTCGTCCTGCGTTATGACAACTACAAGAAGCAAGCCAACGGTGACTCCTGCGGTGCCTCCGGACCCGCCAACATCTCTGGGCGCATGCAGAAGGTTTCCTACTTTCACTGCACCCTCATCGGATACTTTGTAG GTCTGCTCACTGCGACTGTGGCGTCTCGAATTCACCGAGCAGCCCAGCCTGCCCTTCTCTATTTGGTGCCATTTACCTTATTGCCACTCCTCACGATGGCCTATTTAAAG GGTGACCTACGGCGAATGTGGTCTGAGCCATTCCACTCCAAGTCCAGCAGCTCCCGATTCCTGGAAGTATGA